A genomic stretch from Sulfurimonas sediminis includes:
- a CDS encoding Mrp/NBP35 family ATP-binding protein — MTEEIVKSALSKVMYPGFTKDIVTFGFVKDIAINGNDVSFTVEITSSAPEVAAQIVDEAEKELKNAGAGKVTVNIKAPQMPKESSSQGKNIAPQIKNFLMVSSGKGGVGKSTTAVNIAIALAQQGKKVGLLDADIYGPNIPRMLGISDQKPEVTGNKVLPMKAYGIEVMSMGSLMEEGQSLIWRGAMIMKAIEQFLRDILWSELDVLVIDMPPGTGDAQLSLAQSVPVTAGLTVTTPQSVSLDDSRRSLDMFKKLNIPIAGIVENMSGFIAPDTGVEYDIFGKGTSQPMADEFDTKIIAEIPIEPAIRTGGDEGKPIIFADPSSETAKRYMKAAESIWSTIEEINANGGVDNQSVQPTTPPGVSACSTGSSSSQQQQSSGGGCGCS, encoded by the coding sequence ATGACTGAAGAAATTGTAAAATCGGCACTCTCAAAAGTTATGTATCCAGGATTTACCAAAGATATCGTAACATTTGGTTTTGTAAAAGATATAGCAATCAACGGAAATGATGTAAGTTTCACTGTTGAAATTACATCATCAGCACCGGAAGTGGCTGCACAGATAGTTGACGAAGCAGAAAAAGAGTTGAAAAATGCAGGTGCAGGTAAAGTTACTGTAAATATTAAAGCACCGCAAATGCCAAAAGAGAGTTCGTCTCAAGGTAAAAATATCGCACCGCAAATTAAAAACTTTTTGATGGTGAGTTCAGGTAAAGGTGGTGTTGGAAAATCAACTACTGCTGTAAATATTGCAATTGCACTTGCGCAACAAGGCAAAAAAGTAGGTCTTTTGGATGCTGACATTTATGGTCCGAATATTCCTCGTATGTTAGGTATTTCTGATCAAAAACCGGAAGTAACAGGAAACAAAGTGCTTCCGATGAAAGCATACGGCATAGAAGTTATGTCTATGGGCTCACTCATGGAAGAAGGGCAGTCGTTAATCTGGCGTGGTGCTATGATTATGAAAGCGATAGAGCAATTCTTGCGTGATATTTTATGGTCAGAATTGGATGTTTTGGTAATCGATATGCCACCAGGAACAGGTGATGCGCAGCTTTCACTTGCACAGTCTGTTCCTGTAACTGCAGGTCTGACCGTAACAACACCACAGTCTGTTTCTCTTGATGATTCGCGCCGTTCACTCGACATGTTTAAAAAATTAAATATTCCTATTGCTGGAATTGTTGAAAATATGAGCGGATTTATTGCACCTGACACCGGTGTTGAGTATGATATTTTTGGAAAGGGAACATCTCAGCCAATGGCGGATGAATTTGATACGAAAATAATCGCCGAAATTCCAATTGAACCGGCTATCCGTACCGGTGGAGACGAAGGAAAACCAATTATTTTTGCAGACCCGTCATCAGAAACAGCAAAACGTTATATGAAAGCTGCCGAGTCTATCTGGAGTACAATTGAAGAGATCAATGCAAACGGCGGAGTGGACAACCAGTCTGTTCAGCCGACAACACCACCAGGTGTAAGTGCATGTTCAACAGGTTCTTCATCATCACAACAGCAACAAAGCAGTGGCGGCGGATGCGGCTGTAGTTAA